In the Topomyia yanbarensis strain Yona2022 chromosome 3, ASM3024719v1, whole genome shotgun sequence genome, one interval contains:
- the LOC131692469 gene encoding uncharacterized protein LOC131692469 isoform X3, whose translation MNILVISFLALASLSTFPTQTLGAAASAAAADVTGPKKSLAAAEAALPINDNGLKEIWQEDDREVLIRNERGTKNGGSAGASDSQCRYTKGPWTECDAKSNTRSRELSLKKGEPSCVQTRTIQKKCKKACRYDKGAWSECAPNGQMSRTDSLKSSSDATCQSPRVVNKNCNQGKSKDKQNKPAKTEKKEKARKWRRKFVKLYNKAGKENMVAQR comes from the exons ATGAACATCCTGGTAATATCGTTCCTGGCCCTGGCATCACTGTCCACCTTTCCCACGCAGACACTCGGAGCGGCAGCATCAGCAGCAGCCGCCGATGTGACCGGTCCGAAGAAATCGCTAGCGGCCGCCGAAGCAGCCCTGCCCATCAACGACAATGGTCTGAAGGAGATCTGGCAGGAGGACGACCGCGAAGTGCTGATCCGAAACGAACGGGGCACCAAAAACGGCGGAAGTGCCGGCGCCTCGG ATTCGCAATGCCGATACACCAAGGGACCATGGACCGAGTGCGACGCCAAGTCCAACACTCGCTCCCGGGAGCTGTCGCTGAAGAAGGGTGAACCGTCATGCGTGCAGACCCGCACCATCCAGAAGAAGTGCAAAAAAG CATGCCGTTACGACAAAGGAGCCTGGTCCGAGTGTGCCCCCAATGGACAGATGTCCCGTACCGATAGTCTGAAGTCGAGCAGCGATGCCACCTGCCAGTCGCCGCGAGTAGTCAACAAGAACTGCAATCAGGGCAAGTCGAAAGACAAACAGAACAAACCGGCCAAAACCGAGAAGAAAGAGAAAG CTCGCAAATGGAGGCGAAAATTCGTGAAGCTGTACAATAAGGCCGGCAAAGAGAATATGGTAGCACAACGATAG
- the LOC131692469 gene encoding protein FAM133A isoform X1 — protein sequence MNILVISFLALASLSTFPTQTLGAAASAAAADVTGPKKSLAAAEAALPINDNGLKEIWQEDDREVLIRNERGTKNGGSAGASGKKDRKKDKLNSNSSSSSSSTTSPSSSSASSTLQKLKQQNTKSKSDNTKQQAQNSQCRYTKGPWTECDAKSNTRSRELSLKKGEPSCVQTRTIQKKCKKACRYDKGAWSECAPNGQMSRTDSLKSSSDATCQSPRVVNKNCNQGKSKDKQNKPAKTEKKEKARKWRRKFVKLYNKAGKENMVAQR from the exons ATGAACATCCTGGTAATATCGTTCCTGGCCCTGGCATCACTGTCCACCTTTCCCACGCAGACACTCGGAGCGGCAGCATCAGCAGCAGCCGCCGATGTGACCGGTCCGAAGAAATCGCTAGCGGCCGCCGAAGCAGCCCTGCCCATCAACGACAATGGTCTGAAGGAGATCTGGCAGGAGGACGACCGCGAAGTGCTGATCCGAAACGAACGGGGCACCAAAAACGGCGGAAGTGCCGGCGCCTCGGGTAAGAAAGACCGCAAAAAAGACAAACTCAACTCCAACtcctcatcatcatcatcttcaACTACATCACCATCATCCTCCTCGGCCTCGTCCACCCTCCAGAAACTCAAACAACAAAACACAAAATCTAAATCCGACAACACTAAACAGCAGGCGCAGA ATTCGCAATGCCGATACACCAAGGGACCATGGACCGAGTGCGACGCCAAGTCCAACACTCGCTCCCGGGAGCTGTCGCTGAAGAAGGGTGAACCGTCATGCGTGCAGACCCGCACCATCCAGAAGAAGTGCAAAAAAG CATGCCGTTACGACAAAGGAGCCTGGTCCGAGTGTGCCCCCAATGGACAGATGTCCCGTACCGATAGTCTGAAGTCGAGCAGCGATGCCACCTGCCAGTCGCCGCGAGTAGTCAACAAGAACTGCAATCAGGGCAAGTCGAAAGACAAACAGAACAAACCGGCCAAAACCGAGAAGAAAGAGAAAG CTCGCAAATGGAGGCGAAAATTCGTGAAGCTGTACAATAAGGCCGGCAAAGAGAATATGGTAGCACAACGATAG
- the LOC131692469 gene encoding protein FAM133A isoform X2 has translation MNILVISFLALASLSTFPTQTLGAAASAAAADVTGPKKSLAAAEAALPINDNGLKEIWQEDDREVLIRNERGTKNGGSAGASGKKDRKKDKLNSNSSSSSSSTTSPSSSSASSTLQKLKQQNTKSKSDNTKQQAQNSQCRYTKGPWTECDAKSNTRSRELSLKKGEPSCVQTRTIQKKCKKACRYDKGAWSECAPNGQMSRTDSLKSSSDATCQSPRVVNKNCNQGKSKDKQNKPAKTEKKEKGLRKNRQ, from the exons ATGAACATCCTGGTAATATCGTTCCTGGCCCTGGCATCACTGTCCACCTTTCCCACGCAGACACTCGGAGCGGCAGCATCAGCAGCAGCCGCCGATGTGACCGGTCCGAAGAAATCGCTAGCGGCCGCCGAAGCAGCCCTGCCCATCAACGACAATGGTCTGAAGGAGATCTGGCAGGAGGACGACCGCGAAGTGCTGATCCGAAACGAACGGGGCACCAAAAACGGCGGAAGTGCCGGCGCCTCGGGTAAGAAAGACCGCAAAAAAGACAAACTCAACTCCAACtcctcatcatcatcatcttcaACTACATCACCATCATCCTCCTCGGCCTCGTCCACCCTCCAGAAACTCAAACAACAAAACACAAAATCTAAATCCGACAACACTAAACAGCAGGCGCAGA ATTCGCAATGCCGATACACCAAGGGACCATGGACCGAGTGCGACGCCAAGTCCAACACTCGCTCCCGGGAGCTGTCGCTGAAGAAGGGTGAACCGTCATGCGTGCAGACCCGCACCATCCAGAAGAAGTGCAAAAAAG CATGCCGTTACGACAAAGGAGCCTGGTCCGAGTGTGCCCCCAATGGACAGATGTCCCGTACCGATAGTCTGAAGTCGAGCAGCGATGCCACCTGCCAGTCGCCGCGAGTAGTCAACAAGAACTGCAATCAGGGCAAGTCGAAAGACAAACAGAACAAACCGGCCAAAACCGAGAAGAAAGAGAAAG GCCTCCGCAAGAATCGCCAGTAA